A section of the Anabaena cylindrica PCC 7122 genome encodes:
- a CDS encoding type II toxin-antitoxin system PemK/MazF family toxin — MVIKQGDIYWIDLGETIGSEPAFIRPYVVIQNDLLNSSQIRTVIVCALTSNLRRAKAMGNVLLELEEANLDRQSVVNVSQIFTVDKSLLTEKIGTLSKERIRQILAGLAIVTEPQETD, encoded by the coding sequence ATGGTAATTAAGCAAGGTGATATTTATTGGATTGATTTGGGAGAAACAATAGGCTCAGAACCTGCTTTTATCCGTCCTTATGTAGTGATCCAAAATGATTTACTCAACAGTTCTCAAATCAGAACGGTAATAGTCTGTGCATTAACTTCTAATTTGAGACGAGCTAAAGCTATGGGTAATGTTTTACTAGAGTTAGAAGAAGCTAATCTTGATAGGCAAAGTGTAGTAAATGTATCGCAGATTTTTACAGTGGATAAATCTTTATTAACTGAAAAAATCGGCACGCTATCTAAGGAAAGAATTAGACAAATTTTAGCAGGATTAGCAATAGTAACAGAACCACAGGAAACAGATTAG